Proteins from a genomic interval of Ndongobacter massiliensis:
- a CDS encoding LCP family protein: MKRRHFFRRLLIGILLLLLVIFIVCAVYLFQWEQTKKENLVVDQDLGNTLRDPKGDLLFLLVGIDTTNDPKEPTRTDTIMLVRIDARDHMTYVLSIPRDTRCYVEGSLDKINHAHAYGGMEETLQTVRLFLGVDVDYYIEATYDLVAAVIDAAGGVEYEVPEGVAFDWSEEPITAGRRHFNGNEAIGYLRHRDSYPEGDLGRVAAQQAFLKTALSQVLAPGNVLRYPLILKAGLDNVHTNLSALENLGNVWALSQMKAEDISFATLPGTPEYIDGVSYYLPDSEGTLSLVNDWFAPFVME; the protein is encoded by the coding sequence ATGAAAAGGCGTCATTTTTTCAGACGATTGCTTATAGGCATTCTTCTGCTTTTATTGGTCATTTTTATTGTTTGCGCTGTATACCTGTTTCAATGGGAACAGACGAAGAAAGAAAATCTCGTCGTCGATCAGGACCTGGGCAATACGTTGCGCGATCCAAAAGGCGATCTGTTATTTCTCTTGGTCGGCATCGATACGACTAATGATCCGAAAGAACCCACACGCACGGATACGATCATGTTGGTGCGCATTGACGCACGCGATCATATGACCTATGTATTGTCCATTCCGCGCGATACGCGCTGTTATGTGGAGGGCAGTCTGGACAAGATCAATCACGCGCATGCGTATGGGGGAATGGAAGAAACGCTGCAAACCGTTCGCTTGTTTCTCGGCGTTGACGTGGATTACTACATTGAAGCGACATATGATCTGGTCGCCGCCGTTATTGATGCGGCGGGCGGCGTAGAGTATGAGGTGCCGGAAGGCGTTGCCTTTGATTGGAGCGAAGAACCCATTACGGCAGGACGGCGTCACTTTAACGGAAACGAGGCAATTGGCTATTTGCGCCACCGCGACAGTTATCCCGAGGGAGATCTGGGGCGCGTTGCCGCGCAACAGGCATTTCTGAAGACGGCACTTTCACAGGTGCTGGCGCCCGGCAATGTACTGCGCTATCCGTTGATTCTTAAAGCAGGTCTGGACAATGTACACACAAATTTATCCGCGTTGGAGAATCTGGGAAATGTGTGGGCGCTTTCTCAAATGAAGGCAGAAGACATCTCGTTTGCCACTTTGCCCGGTACGCCGGAGTATATCGACGGGGTCAGCTACTATTTGCCGGATTCGGAGGGGACATTGTCGCTGGTGAACGACTGGTTTGCACCTTTTGTGATGGAGTAG
- the whiA gene encoding DNA-binding protein WhiA codes for MSFSFDTKKELCKRKIDSKIEALLELSALSRMNAAVRFRGSQVSISFSSENREVIARVTDLARALYGVELSIASRKNAQLRQAPLYSTVLSGEVVDRFLSQSALNEFGAYTQPKERIFGRLQSQENGCAFLRGAFLGGGSIVDPSKSYHLEIVTPHVQDVWLLHRILEKNGIRASEMERKGVCVVYIKDSEAIADFLVAIGATGAMLRLEDVKAMKDLRNDINRRVNAETANMDKSISASFRQIEAIQVICRTIGIEQLPENLAELCYIRLKNPDSNLRELGAMLSPPIGKSGVNHRMQRILKIAEENSTERTTS; via the coding sequence ATGTCCTTTTCCTTTGATACCAAAAAAGAACTTTGCAAGCGAAAGATCGACTCCAAAATTGAGGCCTTATTGGAGCTTTCCGCCCTGTCGCGCATGAATGCAGCGGTGCGATTTCGCGGGTCACAGGTTTCGATTTCTTTTTCGTCGGAAAACCGCGAAGTGATCGCACGGGTTACCGATTTAGCGCGCGCATTGTACGGAGTGGAATTGTCCATCGCGTCGCGAAAAAATGCGCAGCTGCGCCAAGCTCCTCTTTACAGCACGGTGCTTTCGGGCGAGGTGGTGGACCGATTTCTTTCGCAAAGCGCTCTGAATGAGTTCGGTGCGTACACACAGCCAAAAGAGCGCATTTTCGGTCGACTGCAATCGCAAGAAAACGGCTGTGCGTTTTTACGCGGTGCCTTTTTGGGCGGCGGTTCCATTGTCGATCCGAGCAAATCGTATCACCTAGAAATTGTCACGCCGCATGTACAGGATGTCTGGCTCCTGCATCGAATTCTTGAAAAAAACGGCATCCGGGCGAGTGAAATGGAGCGCAAAGGGGTTTGCGTTGTCTACATAAAAGACTCGGAGGCCATCGCAGATTTTTTAGTTGCCATCGGCGCCACCGGGGCCATGCTCCGTTTGGAAGATGTCAAGGCAATGAAGGATCTGCGCAACGACATCAATCGGCGCGTGAATGCAGAGACAGCGAATATGGACAAGTCCATTTCGGCCTCATTTCGACAGATTGAAGCGATTCAAGTGATTTGTCGCACGATCGGCATTGAACAATTGCCGGAAAATTTAGCAGAATTGTGCTACATTCGACTGAAAAATCCGGACAGCAATCTGCGCGAACTGGGCGCAATGCTGTCACCGCCGATCGGCAAGTCCGGCGTCAATCACCGGATGCAACGGATTCTGAAGATTGCGGAAGAAAATTCAACCGAGAGGACAACTTCATGA
- the ilvD gene encoding dihydroxy-acid dehydratase: MDLKSKKVYAGPERIEARALLYATGKLEKDIGKKPLIGVVNSFNEIVPGHFHLRSLAEAAKLGVAAGGGIPVEFPAIAICDGIAMSHTGMHYPLASRELIADSIESMALAHGLDGLVLIPNCDKIVPGMMMAACRLNIPSIVVSGGPMATGHFHKETADYSTCIEQTAAYKLGEKTEEQMEEYAHSACPSCGSCAGMFTANSMNCLSEVLGLALPYNGTIPSYYGARLALARTAGERAVELVRENLCPLDIVTEASFTNAIVVDMAIAGSTNTTLHLPAIAHECGFDLPLEKFDEISRKTPNLCHISPSGDKFMFDLYLAGGVPAIMHELAKRDLLDTKQINVNGKTIAENIAHAESTDASVIRPIDDPFGKEGGLAVLKGNIAPGGCVVKSAAVRPEMMHHRGKAKVYTSMEEATAGIFNGEVEHGDVVVIKYEGPKGGPGMREMLTPTSAIVGMHLDHDVALITDGRFSGATRGAAVGHVSPEAMEGGPFAIIEEGDIIEIDIPNRRIHLDCSDEEIQARLAKWKAPAPKVQKGYLVRYARMVSSANRGAVVE; encoded by the coding sequence ATGGATCTAAAGAGTAAAAAAGTATATGCGGGTCCGGAGCGCATTGAAGCGCGCGCGTTGCTCTATGCGACGGGCAAGTTGGAAAAAGACATCGGCAAAAAGCCGCTGATCGGTGTCGTCAATTCTTTTAATGAAATCGTTCCGGGTCATTTTCACCTCCGCAGTTTGGCGGAGGCAGCAAAATTGGGCGTTGCGGCAGGCGGCGGCATTCCGGTGGAATTTCCGGCGATTGCAATTTGTGACGGCATCGCCATGAGCCATACAGGCATGCATTATCCGCTGGCATCGCGCGAACTCATCGCGGACAGCATTGAATCGATGGCCTTGGCGCATGGGTTGGACGGGCTCGTGCTGATTCCGAATTGCGACAAGATCGTTCCGGGCATGATGATGGCGGCGTGCCGCTTGAATATTCCGTCGATTGTTGTCAGTGGCGGACCGATGGCAACCGGGCACTTTCACAAGGAAACCGCGGACTACAGCACCTGCATCGAACAGACGGCGGCGTATAAATTGGGAGAAAAGACAGAGGAACAGATGGAAGAATACGCGCATTCGGCGTGTCCTTCCTGCGGCTCCTGTGCCGGGATGTTTACGGCAAACAGTATGAACTGCCTCTCGGAAGTGCTCGGCTTGGCGTTGCCGTACAATGGCACGATTCCTTCCTACTATGGAGCGCGTCTGGCGTTGGCGCGGACAGCGGGAGAGCGGGCGGTCGAGTTGGTGCGCGAAAACCTTTGTCCGCTGGACATTGTGACGGAAGCTTCCTTTACGAACGCCATCGTCGTCGATATGGCCATTGCAGGATCGACGAATACGACCTTGCATCTGCCGGCAATTGCCCACGAGTGCGGCTTTGACCTGCCGCTGGAAAAGTTTGATGAGATTTCTCGAAAGACGCCAAATCTGTGTCACATCAGTCCGTCGGGCGACAAGTTTATGTTTGACTTGTATCTGGCGGGCGGTGTTCCGGCAATTATGCACGAACTGGCGAAAAGAGATCTGTTGGATACGAAACAGATCAACGTCAATGGCAAGACCATTGCGGAAAATATTGCACATGCGGAATCGACCGATGCGAGCGTCATTCGTCCGATTGACGATCCGTTCGGAAAAGAGGGCGGTCTCGCCGTGTTGAAAGGCAACATTGCCCCGGGCGGTTGTGTCGTCAAATCGGCGGCAGTGCGTCCGGAGATGATGCACCATCGCGGCAAAGCGAAAGTATATACGAGCATGGAAGAGGCTACGGCGGGCATTTTCAACGGCGAAGTCGAACACGGGGATGTTGTGGTCATCAAATACGAAGGACCCAAGGGCGGCCCCGGCATGCGTGAAATGCTGACGCCCACGTCGGCGATTGTCGGAATGCACCTCGATCACGATGTGGCACTGATTACCGATGGTCGTTTCTCGGGGGCAACGCGCGGCGCGGCCGTCGGTCACGTTTCTCCGGAAGCCATGGAAGGCGGTCCGTTTGCCATTATTGAAGAGGGCGATATCATTGAGATCGATATTCCGAATCGCCGGATTCATCTGGATTGCAGTGATGAAGAAATTCAGGCGCGTTTGGCGAAATGGAAAGCGCCGGCGCCGAAGGTACAAAAAGGCTACCTCGTGCGCTATGCACGCATGGTTTCCTCCGCGAATCGCGGTGCTGTGGTAGAATAA
- a CDS encoding FadR/GntR family transcriptional regulator: MPETGKAMAQKERILAYVIENILSRRFDIDEKFYSEHFVAKKLDVNRSAVHQVYYALELMGIVESVHGEGTYLRKAAPPEADSPLGLLLFLQGTDCEQIMDFRRMIEVAVVPDAIYNLRPQQLRQLKDALEIMRVTQDPLEASACDIWIHTIIANAAGNALVSFVYNMAVTYITTISNDNWEEVVASGNEALREELCRQHAAIIRAVETKNEAACKKAVLAHIAYIRERWG; this comes from the coding sequence ATGCCAGAGACGGGGAAAGCCATGGCCCAGAAAGAGCGTATTCTTGCCTATGTGATTGAAAATATTCTATCGCGGCGTTTTGACATTGATGAAAAGTTTTATTCGGAGCATTTTGTCGCAAAAAAATTGGATGTCAATCGCTCTGCGGTGCATCAAGTCTACTACGCCTTGGAACTGATGGGCATTGTGGAATCGGTACACGGTGAAGGTACGTACCTGCGCAAGGCGGCGCCGCCGGAAGCGGACTCGCCGCTTGGCCTGCTTCTGTTTTTGCAGGGAACGGACTGTGAACAAATCATGGACTTTCGCCGCATGATTGAGGTTGCCGTCGTGCCGGATGCGATCTATAATCTGCGTCCGCAACAACTGCGGCAACTGAAAGATGCGCTGGAAATCATGCGGGTCACGCAGGATCCCTTAGAAGCCAGCGCCTGCGACATTTGGATTCACACGATCATTGCCAATGCCGCGGGGAACGCGCTTGTCAGCTTTGTTTATAATATGGCAGTCACCTATATTACGACGATTTCCAACGACAACTGGGAAGAAGTTGTCGCCTCCGGAAATGAGGCGCTGCGTGAAGAACTGTGTCGCCAACACGCCGCCATTATTCGAGCAGTCGAAACAAAGAATGAGGCGGCCTGCAAAAAAGCGGTTTTAGCGCATATCGCGTATATCCGGGAGCGTTGGGGGTAA
- a CDS encoding GntP family permease → MEKVLALVLGIALVIFLILKTKVQAFPALLIAAIVTGLIAQMAPGDVAKAVSDGFGSTLSSIGIIIGLGVMMGKILEVTGAAKKMAVVILKIVGEERAELVLALSGYLISIPVFCDSGFVILSELSKEFSRETKKSLVALGCSLGIGLYITHYLVPPTPGPLGVAGLLGVDVGSLILWGALLGLILVFVGVASAKFLASKCPTIIPESTAEAKSFLSDAESLPSGVMSFAPVLVPVVLILMKTVGDAMGATNDVVMLIGNPIVAVLFGVLISIYGLARKEDRETVVKTLESSLADAGLILCITGAGGALGSVLRVSGIGDYIANGIAQSGFPAILLPMLMAALLKIAQGSGTVSVITTASILAPMIDGLGISPLLTTLAICTGGMIASFINDSYFWVVTRFSDMDVRTGIRAWTATSAITGFAGCVLVLVLGIFL, encoded by the coding sequence ATGGAAAAGGTTTTAGCTCTGGTTCTGGGAATTGCACTGGTCATTTTCTTGATTTTGAAAACGAAAGTGCAAGCATTTCCCGCGTTGTTGATTGCCGCAATTGTAACCGGCTTGATCGCGCAAATGGCGCCGGGGGACGTGGCAAAGGCAGTTTCAGATGGATTCGGCTCTACGCTGTCCAGTATTGGCATTATTATCGGTTTAGGCGTGATGATGGGAAAAATTTTGGAAGTCACCGGTGCAGCGAAAAAAATGGCGGTGGTCATTCTGAAAATCGTTGGGGAAGAACGTGCGGAATTGGTGTTGGCCCTATCCGGCTATCTGATTTCCATTCCGGTCTTCTGTGATTCCGGCTTTGTTATTCTTTCGGAATTATCAAAGGAATTTTCGCGCGAGACGAAAAAATCGCTGGTGGCGTTGGGTTGCAGCTTGGGAATCGGTTTGTACATAACGCACTACTTGGTTCCGCCGACACCGGGTCCCCTCGGCGTGGCGGGATTGTTAGGTGTTGATGTGGGTTCGCTGATTCTCTGGGGTGCGCTGCTCGGCTTGATTTTAGTCTTTGTCGGCGTTGCTTCGGCAAAATTTCTTGCAAGCAAGTGTCCGACGATTATTCCGGAGTCGACGGCGGAGGCCAAGTCATTTTTGTCTGATGCGGAGTCGCTTCCGAGCGGCGTGATGTCTTTTGCGCCGGTGCTCGTTCCCGTGGTGTTGATTTTAATGAAAACCGTGGGCGATGCCATGGGCGCGACGAACGATGTCGTTATGCTGATTGGTAACCCGATCGTTGCGGTGCTGTTCGGTGTGCTTATTTCTATCTACGGATTGGCGCGCAAAGAAGATCGTGAGACGGTGGTCAAGACGCTGGAAAGTTCCTTAGCGGATGCGGGCTTGATTCTCTGCATTACCGGTGCAGGCGGTGCATTGGGTTCGGTGCTGCGCGTCTCGGGCATCGGCGATTACATTGCCAACGGCATTGCACAATCCGGGTTTCCTGCAATTTTGCTACCGATGCTGATGGCAGCGCTGTTGAAGATTGCACAGGGCTCCGGCACGGTATCTGTTATCACGACGGCGTCAATTTTGGCCCCGATGATCGATGGACTGGGCATTTCTCCACTGCTGACCACATTGGCGATTTGCACTGGCGGTATGATTGCCTCGTTTATCAATGATTCGTACTTCTGGGTCGTGACGCGCTTTTCCGATATGGATGTGCGCACGGGGATTCGCGCCTGGACGGCAACTTCTGCCATCACCGGCTTTGCAGGCTGCGTGTTGGTGCTGGTGTTGGGCATATTCTTATAG